In one window of Henckelia pumila isolate YLH828 chromosome 1, ASM3356847v2, whole genome shotgun sequence DNA:
- the LOC140875171 gene encoding 3-dehydrosphinganine reductase TSC10A: MAEVYFSFFSLFLVIPICLLVILYFICRPNPVRVPIKNRHVFITGGSSGIGLALAHQCAQDGAEVTLLARSVSKLEEAKQSIKLATGRDVRVFSADVRDYEAVKRVVDEVAPIDVLVCNHGVYVPQELAEQELEEIRFMIDVNLTGTFHLIKAALPGMKKNRAEKGPGSIAIMSSQAGQVGIYGYTAYSASKFGLKGLAEALQQEVIADNIHVSLIFPPDTETPGFAEETKRRPQLTSIIAASSGAMKADEVARKSLNGIKSATFIVPCNFEGFLLSIATAGLSPQRSYLMAFVEVMTAGIVRLAGLFFQWNWFESIKKHAKK; this comes from the exons ATGGCGGAAGTGTATTTCTCCTTCTTCTCCCTCTTCCTCGTAATCCCCATCTGTCTCCTCGTAATCCTCTACTTCATATGCCGCCCCAATCCGGTCCGCGTCCCAATCAAGAACCGCCACGTCTTCATCACCGGAGGCTCCAGCGGCATCGGCCTCGCCCTCGCGCACCAGTGCGCCCAGGATGGCGCTGAAGTCACACTCCTAGCCCGCAGCGTCTCCAAGCTCGAGGAGGCGAAGCAATCCATCAAACTCGCCACGGGTCGCGACGTCAGAGTCTTCAGCGCTGACGTCAGGGACTACGAGGCTGTGAAGCGGGTGGTGGATGAGGTGGCTCCAATCGACGTGCTTGTGTGCAACCATGGAGTGTACGTGCCGCAAGAATTGGCGGAGCAGGAACTGGAGGAGATTAGGTTCATGATCGATGTGAATCTGACCGGTACTTTTCATTTGATTAAAGCGGCTTTGCCCGGTATGAAGAAGAATCGGGCGGAGAAGGGTCCCGGCTCGATTGCTATAATGTCGTCGCAGGCCGGTCAG GTTGGTATATACGGTTACACAGCCTATTCAGCCAGTAAGTTTGGCCTCAAGGGTTTGGCAGAAGCATTGCAACAAGAGGTTATTGCAGACAACATTCATGTCTCTTTGATCTTCCCTCCAGACACTGAAACACCTGGTTTTGCGGAAG AGACCAAAAGAAGGCCACAACTTACGAGTATAATAGCTGCTTCATCTGGTGCGATGAAAGCTGATGAAGTTGCCAGAAAATCTTTGAATGGTATTAAGTCGGCTACCTTCATCGTTCCCTGCAACTTTGAGGGATTCTTGCTTTCTATAGCAACCGCTGGTCTATCGCCTCAGAGATCGTATCTGATGGCGTTTGTGGAGGTAATGACCGCTGGTATAGTGCGTCTCGCTGGCCTATTTTTTCAATGGAATTGGTTCGAGAGCATTAAAAAACATGCCAAGAAGTAA